The window CGGGATCGGCGCACCGGTCTCCCGGCGGGACCGAACCGTTCGCAGTCAGCGGAACCGGAACGTTTCGAGGTTCTTCGGGGTGAACGTCCGGAGGTGGTACTCGTGGTACAGCCCGGAGGAGAGGTCCTGGACGGCGCGTTCGTCGCCGTCGACGCAGAGGATCTTTTCGGGGCGAGGGTTCATCGTCTTCACGAAGTTCTCGAGGCCCTGCCGGTCGGCGTGTCCGGAGAAGCCGTCGAAGGTGTCCACGTCCGCCTCCAGGCGGATCGACTCCGAGCGGCCGACGCCGTCGTCGATCGGGACCTCCTCGAGACCGTTCTCGATGCGGCGGCCGAGCGTCCCCTGCGCCTGGTAGTCGACGAAGACGAGCCGTGAATTGGGGTCGGGGCCGGCGTGGCGGAGCCACGAGGTGATCGGTCCACCCGTGACCATCTCGGCGGGCGCGAGGACGATCGCGGGGTCCCTCTCGACGATCTCCCGACGCTCGTCGTCGTCGCCGTCGAACTGCGAGAACGCGTCGGCGAGGAACGGGTTGTCCTCCTCGCCGAAGATGCGGTCGCGGAGGTCCGAGCGGAGGTACTCGGGGTACGTGGTGTGGACCGCGGTCGCCTCCCAGATCATCCCGTCGAGGTGGACGGGCATACTCGGGATCTCCCCCTCGCGCATCGCCTCTTCGAGCACGAGCATCAGCTCCTGTGCGCGGCCCACCGCGGAGGTCGGAACGACGACCGTGCCGCCGCGGTCGTGCGTCTCGTTGATCGCCTCGACGAGCTTTCGCTCGGAGTCCTCCTGGTCTGTCTGATAGTCGTTTCGACCGCCGTAGGTCGACTCTAACACGAGCGTCTCGACGCGCGGGAAGTCGTTGACCGCGCCGTCGAACAGTCTCGTCTCCCCGTAGTGGACGTCGCCGGAGAAGGCGACGTTGTAGAGGCCGTCGCCGATGTGGAAGTGCGCGATCGCCGATCCCAGCGCGTGCCCGGCGTTGTGGAGCGTCAGTTTGACGTCCGGCGCGATGTCGGTGACGTCGCCGTACTCGATGGGGATGGCGTGTTTGATCGCCTCGCGGACCATCTCCGGGTCGTAGGGCGGCGACCGTCCCTCCGTGCGCTCCACGTCGAGGTAGTCGAGTTGGAGCAGTCCCATCAGGTCCCGCGTGGGTTCGGTCGTGTAGACCGGGCCGTCGTAGCCGTGCTTGTAGAGCAGCGGAATCAGCGCGGAGTGATCGAGGTGCGCGTGCGTGAGAATGACCGCGTCCAGGGAGTTCGCGCCGGCGCCGAGCGCCTCCGGGATGTCCATATACGGCGGCTCGCCGGTCCCCGGCTTCTCGCCGCAGTCGACCAGGACTCGCGTCTCCGCCGTCGAGAGGATGAACGACGACCGCCCGACCTCCCGGCAGGAGCCGAGCATCGTGATCCGGACCCACTGCTCGTTGGCGAGTTCCTCGCGGTGGATCTGTCGGCCGACGCGTTCGAGGATCTGTCGGCGGTCCTCGCGCTCCTGCTTGAGGAAGTCCCGGACGTTCGACACCGTCGAAGATTCGATCGGCGGCGTCCGAACCACCTCGGGCGTCCAGCCGACCTCCCGGGTGATCTCCCGGAGGGTCTCGCCGTTGCGGCCGATGACCACTCCGGGTTTGTCGGCCTGGATGACGACCTCGCCGGTGTCCTCGTGGAAGTCGAGGTCGGTGACGCCGGCCTCCTCGGGGATCACCTCGAGGATCCGGTCTCTGGCCCGCTCGGGCGGCGACAGCGCCACGGGGTCCGGACGGACGGT is drawn from Halobellus limi and contains these coding sequences:
- a CDS encoding beta-CASP ribonuclease aCPSF1 — protein: MSSVDTQLEELKAEIKSELPADISVSDVTYEGPELVIYTRDPKRFARNGDLVRDLAGKLRKRITVRPDPVALSPPERARDRILEVIPEEAGVTDLDFHEDTGEVVIQADKPGVVIGRNGETLREITREVGWTPEVVRTPPIESSTVSNVRDFLKQEREDRRQILERVGRQIHREELANEQWVRITMLGSCREVGRSSFILSTAETRVLVDCGEKPGTGEPPYMDIPEALGAGANSLDAVILTHAHLDHSALIPLLYKHGYDGPVYTTEPTRDLMGLLQLDYLDVERTEGRSPPYDPEMVREAIKHAIPIEYGDVTDIAPDVKLTLHNAGHALGSAIAHFHIGDGLYNVAFSGDVHYGETRLFDGAVNDFPRVETLVLESTYGGRNDYQTDQEDSERKLVEAINETHDRGGTVVVPTSAVGRAQELMLVLEEAMREGEIPSMPVHLDGMIWEATAVHTTYPEYLRSDLRDRIFGEEDNPFLADAFSQFDGDDDERREIVERDPAIVLAPAEMVTGGPITSWLRHAGPDPNSRLVFVDYQAQGTLGRRIENGLEEVPIDDGVGRSESIRLEADVDTFDGFSGHADRQGLENFVKTMNPRPEKILCVDGDERAVQDLSSGLYHEYHLRTFTPKNLETFRFR